A window of the Tiliqua scincoides isolate rTilSci1 chromosome 5, rTilSci1.hap2, whole genome shotgun sequence genome harbors these coding sequences:
- the CDCP1 gene encoding CUB domain-containing protein 1 yields MTINITFGGLDPKSCPMSVGKISEKELQINPGERKDVTFSCSTPEKYWKLLIVRKIDCTAKSCALGDILLQPELPRLNRTFVWDVKAKKAVGLLLKFSTGLTQMAPNTTCSEPVTYRINSRIDENMVEIGSFCINGSVSQVKVQERATVTLNLPAHSKRTTSGLTIDSGPAIKKLCIIESVFRGESSTVLMSANYPLGFPNDQLMTWHFDIPVNLRAYVVFLNYTKATCKWREQKVEYYLPGSYSKGEVYSLSDAQPVNIPGTFNFSLQGCDQEPQSVRFLSLIFKVVVQYPQNEKNVTHTIDLRHEKNINVTIYSKKPHAGYHLMNEPFCLICRGAKNCGSNITLFSGDTYTITFLCKNIENLRIIAEQSIACWNIRLCQMRTHFLLVPRSLTDLPIQIETFTWKLTALENINIELKSPQLKLKQFLPDQRCNGSYSYAINGTTPGKVLSLGTFCPGRLIEKIHIKNNVTITLRTFGNGFANDSKSQDLQMYFTPATRKDYIFTVSPDRNSVVLLQTPNWLEGLLPHATVSWNISIPPQQFAQLTFLQEWIGVTCESGEVNVHIEEQRPNPKKFTIRDDQKLPKTVDLYHHFWVNITNCKPDAKRGLCVRYKVQFFQKKTGLAAIIGAVVGGIVGLAAIGLLVCCIKKKSREKRENQTPMVGVYNCNVNTQMPGKEGMFKKGRKNNESHVYAVIEDAMVYGHLLDSSSRPETAEIGVYRPFTGPVSTTPPSPPPIRKASKVPEVEESSLVPLTDNETYTFAHRTPEELKGKGDADVSGNGSVGKCFLENDEQEHSVERL; encoded by the exons ATGACAATTAATATAACATTTGGAGGTCTTGATCCCAAAAGTTGTCCTATGTCTGTGGGAAAAATATCTGAGAAAGAACTGCAGATAAATCCTGGGGAAAGGAAGGATGTTACATTTAGCTGTTCGACACCAGAGAAATACTGGAAGCTACTGATTGTGAGGAAAATTG ACTGTACAGCAAAATCCTGCGCTTTGGGAGATATCCTGCTTCAGCCAGAATTGCCTCGCCTTAACAGGACCTTCGTTTGGGATGTTAAAGCCAAGAAGGCAGTTGGACTTCTGCTGAAGTTCTCCACGGGGTTAACACAAATGGCGCCTAACACTACTTGCTCTGAACCCGTTACTTATCGCATCAACAGCAGAATCGATGAGAACATGGTAGAAATTGGAAGTTTCTGTATCAATGGCTCCGTTTCTCAGGTgaaggtgcaagagagagcaaCTGTGACCCTGAATCTTCCTGCGCATTCAAAACGGACTACCTCTGGCTTAACGATAGATAGCGGGCCTGCCATAAAAA AATTGTGCATTATTGAATCAGTATTTCGTGGTGAAAGCTCAACGGTCTTGATGTCTGCCAACTATCCATTGGGATTTCCCAACGATCAACTCATGACCTGGCATTTTGATATCCCAGTCAATTTGAGAGCCTATGTTGTCTTCCTTAATTACACCAAAGCAACTTGTAAATGGAGAGAACAGAAAGTGGAGTACTACCTACCTGGGTCATATTCGAAAGGCGAGGTGTATTCACTGAGTGATGCACAACCAGTCAATATCCCTGGTACTTTCAACTTTTCTTTGCAAGGTTGTGATCAAGAACCTCAGAGCGTACGGTTCCTTAGCTTGATTTTTAAAGTTGTCGTTCAGTACCCTCAAAATGAAAAGA atgTAACCCACACAATTGACCTAAGGCATGAGAAGAATATTAATGTTACCATTTATTCTAAGAAACCACATGCTGGTTACCATCTGATGAATGAACCTTTCTGCCTGATCTGTAGAGGAGCTAAAAACTGTGGGTCCAACATAACTTTGTTCTCTGGTGACACATACACAATAACATTTCTGTGCAAAAATATAGAGAATCTAAGAATAATTGCGGAACAATCCATAG CGTGTTGGAATATTCGGTTATGCCAAATGAGAACACACTTCCTACTTGTACCTCGTTCTCTTACTGACCTGCCAATCCAGATTGAGACATTTACATGGAAACTCACGGCCTTAGAAAATATCAACATAGAACTCAAGTCTCCACAGTTAAAACTTAAGCAATTTCTCCCAGACCAGAGATGTAATGGAAGTTACTCTTATGCCATTAATGGTACCACTCCTGGAAAGGTGTTAAGTCTTGGTACATTCTGTCCTGGTAGATTGATAGAAAAAATTCATATAAAGAACAATGTTACCATAACTCTTAGGACATTTGGGAACGGATTTGCCAACGATTCTAAGTCCCAGGATCTGCAGATGTATTTTACTCCAGCCACACGAA AAGATTATATTTTCACAGTTAGTCCAGATCGAAATTCTGTTGTTCTTCTACAAACCCCGAACTGGCTGGAAGGTCTTCTGCCTCATGCCACTGTGTCTTGGAACATCAGCATCCCACCACAACAATTTGCACAGCTAACATTTTTACAGGAGTGGATTGGAGTGACTTGTGAAAGTGGGGAAGTCAATGTGCACATTGAAGAACAGAGACCAAATCCTAAGAAATTTACAATCCGTGATGATCAGAAACTGCCAAAGACTGTAGATCTGTACCACCATTTCTGGGTAAACATTACTAACTGTAAACCAGATGCCAAACGGGGACTCTGTGTGCGATACAAAGTGCagttttttcagaaaaaaacag GCCTGGCAGCCATAATTGGTGCAGTGGTTGGTGGGATAGTAGGGCTAGCAGCTATCGGGCTTCTTGtatgttgcattaaaaaaaagag CAGAGAAAA AAGGGAGAATCAGACCCCAATGGTGGGAGTTTACAATTGCAATGTCAACACCCAAATGCCTGGAAAAGAGGGTATGTTCAAAAAGGGGAGGAAGAATAACGAGTCTCATGTCTACGCTGTCATTGAGGATGCCATGGTTTATGGGCACCTGCTGGATAGCAGCAGCAGGCCAGAAACTGCAGAGATAGGTGTGTACCGGCCTTTCACTGGCCCAGTGAGTAccacacccccttccccacctcctatCAGGAAAGCATCCAAAGTGCCCGAGGTGGAAGAGTCCTCTCTCGTGCCACTGACTGACAATGAGACCTATACCTTTGCACACCGTACCCCAGAGGAACTCAAGGGCAAAGGTGATGCCGACGTGAGTGGTAATGGAAGTGTGGGCAAATGTTTCCTTGAAAACGATGAACAAGAACATTCAGTGGAACGCCTTTAA